TGAGGCAGCCAAATTGTTCTCCTTTTAATACCAtccaagggaaaaaaagaagcaaaaattcTAGTTGTATGTGATTTTAGAGGTTATGTGTGAGATTGAAATCTTGTTCCATGCTTCAATATTACACAAAGTTTGCTCTTCGTACAAGCTTATGTGACACTTAGAGATCCATGTGCAAACTTCTCTGTAGGCTACAAAATTGTGATGAGCATGCAAGTGCAAGATTTTATTTGCATATAATCTGAGGTTGTTAGCCATGTAATGCACTGAAATATGAGGGGAAATACTGAAATATTGTTCCTCAAACTTCAATtgcaaatttaaattttctttttcaatttcaatGTGGTttgaatattttcaaaaaattattatctaGAAGAAGTTGTAAGAAAAAGAAGGTGCAAATGGTTCTCCAAACTAGATCTTGTACCCCTTCATTCGAGAGAGAGCACAATTAAAATGGGAAGAAATTTACTTAACATTTTATTCGATTTGGGAACTCATAGCCACATTAGTAGATTGATCTCTGGCGTAAGCAGCCAGGACTACATTTCATCTCTCAGTAGATAATGAGAGGAACTCATGCGACAGCATGGGATTTTTCAGCGGACTTGGTTGTATAAGTCAGAGGATCGCCGTTAACATAAGGCCTGATTGCTTGACAGTAGTTTTGGTCATAGAATCTGCTCCAAAGCATGACCCCTCCATAGTTGGGATAGCTCTGCACAACGGGAAGAATCTGATTAATTAGCACTTCAGGTGGGATGTAACCGCCACTAGGTGCTGCCTCAGGGGCTGCAGGCAATCCCAGGAATAATGTATTAACGCCTGTATATGAAGCCCATTGATCCCAACTGGCAAAGAGTCTACTGAGATCGCCTGATGTATACTGACAAGGAGGATTGTTGTAAAATTGCACCCACACGTAGTCAAAGAGGCCAGTTTTGATAGCAGTGTCAAGATAATAGTCCGGAATGGGACATTGTGGTGCTGCAGATAGGTACACCTTTCTCTCTGGAGTGCTGTATCCCGAGAGTGCCCGGGCGAGATCATCCCAATACAGGTTCGATCCAAGTTCGATGTCAAAGTCTATGCCATCTAAAACAGCATCACCAAGTGGACGAGAGTCTGACTGACCGCCCAAATAATTGTTCCAGAGGTAGTCTGCAACATTGCGAGCATCCTCGGGGGAAGCCAGGATTGGTCCTCTTCCTGTCCCAGGAGAACCTCCACCAAGAGAGAGGAGCACTTTGATGCCCAGGCTCTGGCAAACTTCTATCTCAGGACTGAGGAAGGTGCATGGGCTTGGGATACAGTGGCCAGCTAGGTTCAGTTCCGGTGTTTGGCCACTGCCAAAGGATACCAGAAAGGCAATATTTACATAGTCATAGCAGCCACTACGGCAGGCCTCTTCCAGGCTTCCTTCATTGCCATTTTGGCCCCAGTAGACTGCGATTCCGGCGCCTTCTGAGGACCTGGTCAATGAAGATATAATCAGCAGGGATATTATTGCTAAGAACAGTGGTCGTAAACTGgcagccattttttttttctttttctcagcTATTTTTGCAGATTTGTTTGGGGGTGAAATTGGTTGCCCAAAGATGGACCCTTTTATAGATGATTTCAGACTTACGGCAATAGTTCTAAGAATATTTACCATGCCGCGTTTTACCAGAAAACGTGAAATGTGTGCCTTTTGCCAGCGTCGACCCAACCATGGCTCAGGTCTTATTCTATATTTAATCTAGAAAATCAAATGAATCGGTCAAATTCCATTAAAAATTGATCGGACCATTCAAAATcggtaaaaaaaaagaaaaagaaaaataggccTTTGCACTGATTTTTCACTAAaactttcttcttgtttatatgttcattttattcaaataatttaatattaaaataattaaaaatatataaagttATTAAACAAAGGTTGAACCGCAAAATTAATTGAATCGTGAATCGAAAATTCATCCAGTTCACTTGTAGGTCCGGATTTCAAAATATTGCCTTTTGCTGTATTTTCACGCTTGGGAGCACTGATTGGATTGGCCTGACCATAATTATTAGAGTCATTTTCTAAAATAGTTGCTTGAATTATCCAGGACGATACACAATGGACAACAGTAGTAAACCTTTTTGATTATTGTATCCGTttggcaagtgaatttttttggatatttatctaaaattttattataatttactgtagaagttttttaaaaattttttgaagtgtgttttttttaaatattttaaagtgtatagtttaaaaattttaaaaaattcttttgagattattatagttaaaatttttaaaaattttataacaAATAAACTTGATAAAAAAACTTGACCGCCAAACAAAGCGAGGAAATCTACATTCTACAAGTGCCATAATTgatattgattttttttcttttgcagagAAATGGGAAATA
Above is a genomic segment from Coffea eugenioides isolate CCC68of chromosome 5, Ceug_1.0, whole genome shotgun sequence containing:
- the LOC113772415 gene encoding acidic endochitinase-like, whose translation is MAASLRPLFLAIISLLIISSLTRSSEGAGIAVYWGQNGNEGSLEEACRSGCYDYVNIAFLVSFGSGQTPELNLAGHCIPSPCTFLSPEIEVCQSLGIKVLLSLGGGSPGTGRGPILASPEDARNVADYLWNNYLGGQSDSRPLGDAVLDGIDFDIELGSNLYWDDLARALSGYSTPERKVYLSAAPQCPIPDYYLDTAIKTGLFDYVWVQFYNNPPCQYTSGDLSRLFASWDQWASYTGVNTLFLGLPAAPEAAPSGGYIPPEVLINQILPVVQSYPNYGGVMLWSRFYDQNYCQAIRPYVNGDPLTYTTKSAEKSHAVA